One region of Clostridiales bacterium genomic DNA includes:
- a CDS encoding type Z 30S ribosomal protein S14, with the protein MAKKSMILKQQAPAKYSTRQYNRCKICGRPHAYLRNYGICRICFRELAYKGQIPGVRKASW; encoded by the coding sequence ATGGCTAAGAAATCTATGATCCTCAAGCAGCAGGCGCCCGCGAAGTACTCCACCCGTCAGTACAACCGCTGCAAGATCTGCGGCCGTCCCCACGCTTACCTGCGCAACTACGGCATCTGCCGTATCTGCTTCCGTGAGCTGGCGTACAAGGGTCAGATCCCCGGCGTCCGCAAAGCCAGCTGGTAA